TTTCCCATAAGATATGAAGAACTCATGGCAACAGAGGCGATGAAGACGGTTCCAGCTAgtaacaaacttttttatagTATGTTAAAGGTAAGAGAAACTTTAGACTAGAGAGTCTGGACAAATGTCTCCTCTATTTTCTGCAATGTATCTTCCAATAGCTACTATTGATATTATGTTCATGTTTCAACTTCAGGCATCAAAGCTACAAGAGCAGTGACTGATACCTCAACTACCACAATTTTTCTTGCTGGAATTTTTAATGCTCTTGCAGTAGCTAATCAGCTGGTGCTACAACCAATTATATCTACAAAGAGTAGATTTTGCAGCAAAAAGGAAATTTTAGCACAAATATTGCCAGAAGAAAGGATCTCAACCTTCAACAATGAGTACACCAGCTGCTCCTAAGCAGCAAGAGGACTACAAACTGAAGGACATGAAACCCCAGCTGGGGGAACGATGGCCACATGGAGGACTACGTGGTGGGGGTGGGTGGATTAGCAGTGAAAGAGCTACGAGCACTTATGATCTAGTCGAACAGATGTTTTATCTATATGTTCGAGTTGAGAAAGCCAAAGATCTTCCCACCAATTCTGTAACCGGAAGCTGTGACCCATATGTAGAAGTGAAGCTCGGCAATTATAAGGGAAAAACTAAGCACTTCGAGAAGAGAACAAACCCTGAATGGAAGCAGGTCTTTGCCTTCTCAAAAGAGAGGATTCAATCTTCACTTCTTGAAGTTTATGTCAGAGACAAAGAGGTGGTGACAAGAGATGACTATGTAGGGAAGGTGGTCTTCGACATGCATGAAGTGCCAACAAGGGTTCCACCAGACAGTCCTTTAGCACCTCAGTGGTATAGATTAGAGGACCGGCATGGGAATAGCAAGGTGAGAGGAGAGATTATGCTTGCTGTTTGGATGGGAACACAAGCCGATGAAGCTTTCCCGGAGTCCTGGCACTCAGATGCTGCTTCAGTTCAGGGAGAAGGCGTTTACAACATCCGTTCCAAGGTTTATGTTTCACCAAAACTGTGGTATCTCAGGGTTAATGTGATTGAAGCTCAGGATGTAGAGCCACTTGACAGAGGCCAACCACCACAAGCTTTTGTGAAGGCTCACGTTGGAAAGCAGGTACTGAAGACAAAGATATGCCCAACTCGGACCACTAATCCACTCTGGAATGAAGATCTAATCTTTGTAACAGCTGAACCTTTTGAAGAGCACCTGACTCTTACAGTTGAGAATAAAGTAACATCTGCAAAAGATGAAGTTATGGGAAGGATAGCCTTGCCACTTACCATTTTTGAGAGGCGCTTGGATCACAGGCCAGTCCACTCTCGCTGGTTCAACCTTgaaaaatttgggtttggtgTCTTGGAGGGAGACAAAAGGCATGAGCAGAAGTTCTCAAGCAGGGTTCATCTCCGAGTCTGTCTTGAGGGTGCTTACCATGTACTAGATGAATCAACAATGTACATAAGTGATGTACGGCCAACTGTTAGGCAGCTATGGAAGAATCCAGTTGGCATCCTTGAAGTGGGTATTTTGAGTGCTCAAGGGATTCTTCAAATGAAGACCAAGGACGGTAGGGGAACCACAGATGCTTATTGTGTGGCCAAATATGGGCAGAAGTGGGTGAGAACCAGAACAATAATGGAAAGCTTCAATCCGAAATGGAATGAGCAATATACTTGGGAGGTCTATGATCCTTGCACTGTGATCACCTTGGGAGTTTTTGACAACTGCCATCTGGGTGGAAATGAGAAACCAGCTGCTGGTGGTGGATCTCAAAAAGACTCTAGAATTGGGAAGGTAAGAATCCGGCTATCTACACTGGAAATGGATCGAATTTATACAAATTCTTACCCTCTTCTAGTTCTACACCCATCTGGATTGAAAAAGATGGGTGAACTCCAATTAGCAGTTCGATTCACCTGTCTCTCTTTGGCAAACATAATTTATCTTTACGGACACCCATTACTGCCAAAAATGCATTATCTACAACCCTTCACTGTAAACCAATTAGAAAGCTTGAGATTTGAAGCAATGAATATTGTAGCATCAAGGCTAGGCCGAGCTGAGCCACCACTAAGGAAGGAGGTTGTTGAGTATATGCTGG
The DNA window shown above is from Quercus lobata isolate SW786 chromosome 7, ValleyOak3.0 Primary Assembly, whole genome shotgun sequence and carries:
- the LOC115951306 gene encoding FT-interacting protein 1-like, translated to MSTPAAPKQQEDYKLKDMKPQLGERWPHGGLRGGGGWISSERATSTYDLVEQMFYLYVRVEKAKDLPTNSVTGSCDPYVEVKLGNYKGKTKHFEKRTNPEWKQVFAFSKERIQSSLLEVYVRDKEVVTRDDYVGKVVFDMHEVPTRVPPDSPLAPQWYRLEDRHGNSKVRGEIMLAVWMGTQADEAFPESWHSDAASVQGEGVYNIRSKVYVSPKLWYLRVNVIEAQDVEPLDRGQPPQAFVKAHVGKQVLKTKICPTRTTNPLWNEDLIFVTAEPFEEHLTLTVENKVTSAKDEVMGRIALPLTIFERRLDHRPVHSRWFNLEKFGFGVLEGDKRHEQKFSSRVHLRVCLEGAYHVLDESTMYISDVRPTVRQLWKNPVGILEVGILSAQGILQMKTKDGRGTTDAYCVAKYGQKWVRTRTIMESFNPKWNEQYTWEVYDPCTVITLGVFDNCHLGGNEKPAAGGGSQKDSRIGKVRIRLSTLEMDRIYTNSYPLLVLHPSGLKKMGELQLAVRFTCLSLANIIYLYGHPLLPKMHYLQPFTVNQLESLRFEAMNIVASRLGRAEPPLRKEVVEYMLDVDSHMWSMRRSKANFYRIVSLFAGAISMSRWLREVCHWKNPVTSVLVHVLFFILICYPELILPTIFLYMFLIGIWNYRFRPRHPPHMDTKLSWAEAVHADELDEEFDTFPTSKLQDVVRMRYDKLRSVAGRIQTVVGDIATQGERFQALLSWRDTRATSLFIIFCLMAAVILYVTPFRIIALLAGLIWLRHPRFRSKLPTVPSNFFRRLPSRADSML